One genomic region from Anopheles bellator chromosome 2, idAnoBellAS_SP24_06.2, whole genome shotgun sequence encodes:
- the LOC131207928 gene encoding non-structural maintenance of chromosomes element 3 homolog: protein MPRKSQSQSQSSSLESQSSPPDSQATQANTHLVNQVVKAILNLSCNKAIMKRADIIKLALKGNGRMFGKLFNEVNNALKEVYGYELIEVDKNKNLILCSTIAPASMFDLNENYRKSYTFLYLILGYIFMKSGSVPEMLLWEFLQKVGIVRGEDHPYYGEPQKLFDTFLKQAYLARTKQTIESFNDDFICITWGVRAQHEVSKKQVLESLCTTMNRNPMDFKSQYIEAEGLVSPPPPENTTFSEYNGGSDFVEASVVENNVDIFKDTAQIFEENEAEGNENQ, encoded by the exons ATGCCACGAAAATCTCAGTCGCAAAGCCAGTCATCCAGCCTAGAAAGCCAGTCCAGCCCTCCCGATTCGCAAGCGACGCAGGCCAATACACATCTCGTAAATCAAGTAGTCAAGGCAATTCTTAATTTGTCGTGCAATAAGGCGATAATGAAACGCGCAGACATAATAAAACTGGCCCTGAAGGGAAATGGGCGTATGTTTGGTAAACTATTCAACGAAGTAAACAATGCCCTAAAAGAG GTGTACGGATACGAGCTGATTGAGGTGGATAAGAACAAAAATTTGATTCTCTGTTCCACCATAGCCCCCGCTTCGATGTTCGACTTGAACGAAAACTATCGAAAAAGCTACACGTTCCTTTATCTCATTCTGGGTTACATTTTCATGAAAAGCGGTTCCGTACCCGAAATGCTTCTCTGGGAATTTCTACAGAAGGTTGGTATCGTTCGGGGCGAAGACCATCCTTACTACGGTGAACCGCAAAAACTATTCGATACATTCCTGAAGCAGGCCTATTTGGCGCggacaaaacaaaccatagAGTCCTTCAACGACGATTTCATATGTATTACCTGGGGTGTTCGCGCTCAGCATGAGGTTTCCAAGAAGCAAGTCTTGGAATCATTGTGCACAACGATGAATCGAAATCCTATGGATTTCAAATCGCAGTACATCGAAGCGGAGGGTCTGGTCTCTCCACCTCCCCCCGAAAACACTACTTTTAGTGAATACAATGGGGGGAGTGATTTTGTTGAGGCCAGCGTAGTAGAAAATAACGTTGACATTTTCAAAGATACCGCACAAATTTTTGAAGAGAATGAAGCTGAAGGCAatgaaaaccaataa
- the LOC131212640 gene encoding cytidine deaminase-like, which yields MNNNINGTVDGHSTVEYTSLDASVKELIEAAIKVRNNAYCPYSNFPVGAALRTVSGEIITGCNVENGTFGPSVCAERTAVCKAISEGHREFTAVAVAAFQESEFTAPCGTCRQTLAEFSAKDVPIYLVKPSPVRVMITSLFKLLPHAFSPTFLNAK from the exons ATGAATAACAACATCAACGGCACCGTCGATGGGCACAGTACGGTGGAGTATACGTCATTAG ATGCATCCGTGAAGGAGCTGATCGAGGCGGCGATCAAAGTCCGTAACAACGCCTACTGCCCCTACAGCAACTTTCCAGTGGGCGCGGCCTTGCGAACCGTTTCCGGGGAAATCATAACCGGATGCAACGTGGAGAATGGCACCTTCGGTCCCAGCGTTTGTGCCGAACGGACGGCAGTTTGCAAAGCTATCAGTGAGGGCCATCGTGAG TTTACAGCCGTAGCTGTTGCCGCTTTCCAAGAATCGGAATTTACAGCCCCATGCGGCACCTGTCGCCAAACACTGGCCGAATTCAGTGCCAAAGATGTCCCAATTTATCTAGTCAAACCATCACCCGTACGGGTGATGATAACATCACTGTTTAAGCTGTTGCCCCACGCCTTTTCGCCCACCTTTCTGAACGCCAAGTAA
- the LOC131212639 gene encoding protein HIRA homolog: MKILQPSWVHHDEKSIFSIDIHPSGERFATGGQGCDSGRVVIWNMAPVLSDEAEANQNVPRILCQMDNHLACVNCVRWSANGLMLASGGDDKLVMIWKKTVGGSGGIGAFGSSGKSVEHWRCINTLRGHAGDVLDLAWSPQDRWIASCSVDNTIIIWDAQHFPKIVHVLKGHTGLVKGVTWDPVGKFVASQSDDRSLKVWKTTDWSCFKTITEPFEECGGTTHILRLSWSPDGQYLVSAHAMNGGGPTAQIIERDGWKCDKDFVGHRKAVTCVRFHNSILKRMAPKTNKLQQYCCLAVGARDRSLSIWLTALQRPLVVIHDLFQDSILDLSWSHDGYTLLACSGDGHIACLQFTAQELGTPLSEEDKNILYQRMYGKNANFDLAVQAEKEMIVENSDFLNVSKSNPVPPTLAPQQPQGAKKDETKTSNYAAIPGTIQSQNAVPIKSSSSVHTPILKQIETKTADGKRRITPIFIPLNDDNGPASGATNFSPTIQFGSKSSESMPSVDCKPLVSDDSSQLTVTSTLETIEPTCKLDNRLKKMPVTVAPLKAEPMTVQTEQSVTATVSLAPTPSQKLVERTRLPTYATGKATVIQGSSFKAFGEVRVQIQNNSVKTSYGTLCRVAGLTVNAQRTEKKIWETVVGSPVVCFAVSAKYAIVCSQDYTIRLLDIKTGTPIFPVISLSSPAVQSAFSSNCQLVAVVTESGMLRIWNVADKAVYLSTNCSDIMSGSFVTVLHLSDQGMPFIVLANGSSYCYCRKLESWMLINSSDPIMRHGLIGNKANTPVRNMKVYPLSTIQSYGNFSGPKTNSFAELHSATWQTPAAISFIENQIKICEMISSPVELKYWYSMLGFQLALNGSEDKIRQVLDELLGATQSLDARMSDDTDPSVLGISKHVFMEDVLNHLKMQTKWQRIYTEYLDQLKFLKERDVTDKALLE; encoded by the exons ATGAAGATTCTACAGCCAAGCTGGGTTCATCACGATG AAAAGTCAATTTTTTCTATCGACATCCATCCGAGCGGAGAGCGGTTTGCGACCGGTGGCCAAGGATGCGATTCGGGGCGTGTTGTCATCTGGAACATGGCGCCGGTGCTGAGCGATGAAGCGGAGGCAAACCAGAACGTACCGCGGATACTGTGCCAAATGGATAACCATTTGGCGTGCGTGAACTGCGTCCGCTGGTCAGCCAACGGTCTTATGTTGGCTTCCGGGGGCGACGATAAGCTCGTAATGATATGGAAGAAAACCGTTGGCGGAAGCGGTGGTATCGGTGCGTTCGGAAGTAGCGGAAAATCCGTCGAACACTGGCGATGCATAAACACGCTGCGAGGCCACGCGGGAGACGTACTGGATTTGGCGTGGTCTCCACAAGATCGTTGGATTGCGAGTTGCAGCGTGGACAACACGATCATCATTTGGGATGCACAACATTTTCCGAAAATCGTTCACGTACTAAAAGGACACACCGGCCTGGTGAAGGGAGTTACATGGGATCCGGTGGGGAAGTTTGTGGCATCCCAAAGCGACGACCGGTCACTGAAGGTGTGGAAAACTACCGACTGGAGctgttttaaaacaattacGGAACCGTTCGAGGAATGCGGTGGTACCACTCACATCCTGCGCCTATCGTGGTCGCCGGACGGACAGTATCTGGTTTCGGCGCACGCAATGAACGGCGGCGGTCCAACGGCCCAAATAATCGAGCGTGACGGATGGAAGTGCGATAAAGACTTTGTCGGTCATCGGAAGGCGGTTACCTGCGTGCGATTTCACAATTCCATTCTGAAACGGATGGCCCCCAAAACGAACAAACTTCAGCAGTACTGTTGCCTAGCGGTTGGGGCACGGGACAGGAGTTTGTCAATTTGGCTCACGGCTCTCCAGAGACCGCTGGTTGTGATCCACGACCTGTTTCAGGATTCCATTCTCGATCTTTCGTGGAGCCACGATGGTTACACGCTACTGGCGTGCAGCGGTGATGGCCACATCGCGTGCCTCCAGTTCACTGCCCAAGAACTTGGTACACCACTTTCGGAGGAGGACAAAAACATTCTCTACCAACGAATGTATGGCAAAAATGCAAACTTTGATCTGGCGGTGCAGGCAGAAAAGGAGATGATTGTCGAGAATTCAGATTTTCTGAATGTCTCAAAAAGTAATCCAGTACCACCGACACTAGCGCCCCAGCAGCCCCAGGGAGCTAAAaaagacgaaacgaaaacctcAAATTACGCTGCCATTCCGGGCACCATACAGTCACAAAATGCGGTTCCCATAAAGTCTTCGTCTTCGGTTCACACACCCATACTGAAGCAGATTGAGACAAAAACAGCCGACGGAAAGCGTCGCATAACGCCCATTTTCATACCGTTGAACGACGATAACGGACCGGCTTCGGGCGCGACCAACTTTTCTCCGACGATCCAATTCGGTAGTAAATCGAGCGAAAGTATGCCGAGCGTCGATTGTAAGCCCCTGGTTAGTGACGACTCCAGCCAGCTAACGGTCACAAGCACCCTGGAAACGATCGAACCTACCTGCAAATTGGACAATAGACTGAAGAAAATGCCCGTTACCGTGGCCCCACTGAAGGCCGAGCCAATGACCGTCCAAACAGAACAATCGGTGACGGCGACAGTATCCCTAGCACCAACACCAAGCCAAAAGCTGGTCGAACGGACGCGTCTTCCAACGTACGCCACTGGCAAGGCTACCGTCATCCAAGGCAGCTCCTTCAAAGCCTTTGGTGAAGTGAGGGTTCAGATACAGAACAATTCAGTCAAAACATCTTACGGTACTTTGTGCCGGGTGGCCGGACTGACTGTAAACGCGCAGCGTACGGAGAAGAAAATCTGGGAAACGGTGGTTGGTTCGCCAGTGGTATGTTTCGCAGTAAGCGCCAAATACGCAATCGTATGCAGCCAGGATTACACTATCCGTTTGCTGGACATAAAAACGGGCACACCCATTTTTCCTGTCATCAGTCTCTCAAGTCCGGCGGTGCAGAGCGCGTTT AGTTCCAATTGCCAATTAGTTGCCGTGGTAACCGAAAGCGGCATGTTACGCATCTGGAATGTGGCCGATAAAGCTGTCTACCTCTCGACGAACTGTTCGGATATTATGAGCGGAA GTTTTGTGACGGTGCTGCATTTATCTGACCAGGGAATGCCGTTTATCGTGCTTGCCAACGGATCATCGTACTGTTACTGTCGTAAGCTTGAGAGCTGGATGTTGATCAActcttccgatccgatcatgCGCCACGGATTGATCGGTAACAAGGCAAACACCCCCGTGCGAAACATGAAGGTGTACCCACTGTCGACGATACAATCGTACGGCAACTTTTCGGGACCGAAGACAAACAGTTTTGCCGAATT GCACTCAGCAACGTGGCAAACACCAGCAGCGATTTCATTtattgaaaatcaaatcaagatATGTGAAATGATAAGCTCGCCCGTGGAGCTAAAGTACTGGTACTCGATGTTGGGTTTCCAATTAGCGCTCAACGGCAGCGAAGACAAGATTCGACAGGTACTGGACGAGTTGCTGGGAGCTACGCAGAGCTTGGACGCACGAATGAGCGACGACACTGACCCGTCCGTGCTCGGCATTTCGAAACATGTGTTCATGGAGGACGTTCTGAACCACttgaaaatgcaaacaaagtGGCAACGCATTTACACCGAATACCTCGATCAGCTAAAGTTTTTGAAGGAGCGTGACGTCACAGATAAAGCGCTATTGGAGTGA